The Deltaproteobacteria bacterium genome contains a region encoding:
- a CDS encoding HigA family addiction module antitoxin, which produces MVKKRIPPVHPGVYLKELLDELALSQYRLAKDIGVPAMRINYVVNGKRPVTAELALRLGRYFGQNPRYWLNLQSRYDMDMVEDTLSDQVARQVRPLAIAIS; this is translated from the coding sequence CCGGTGCATCCCGGTGTATATCTAAAAGAGTTACTGGATGAGCTGGCGTTGTCGCAATATCGCCTTGCGAAAGATATTGGTGTACCCGCCATGCGTATCAATTACGTCGTGAACGGGAAACGACCGGTAACCGCCGAGCTTGCGCTGCGTTTGGGCCGATATTTTGGGCAGAATCCGCGTTACTGGCTGAACCTTCAAAGCCGATATGACATGGATATGGTGGAAGATACCCTGTCAGACCAAGTAGCGCGACAAGTTCGTCCTCTTGCTATTGCAATATCATAA